ATAATGTTTGCAGCCTCTCTTAAAACTTCTTTGGCACAAAATGCCACTTTTTTTTGTGCATATTGAAACATTGAAAGATCATTAGCGCCATCTCCCACAACAAGAGTATTAGAACAATCCACACCAAGTAAAATTTGAATTTTCTCAAGCATTCTACCTTTAGAATAAGAAAACATCATCTCTCCACCAACTTTTCCTGTTAAAAGCCCATCTTTATGATGCAAAGTGTTACTAAAATGAATATCATAGCCAAGCACTTTTTGTCCCGCACTCACACCCTCATCAAAACCTCCACTAAATACCACTACTTTATAACCTCTGTCTTTTAAAATACCAATAATCTCCTTAGCACCTGGGTTGTAAGTAAGATTTTCACAAACCTCACAGACCTGCTTTAGCGGCATTCCCTTTAAAGTTTTTACGCGTTTTCTCAAGCTATGATAAAAATCCAATTTCCCTGCCATAGCTTCTTTGGTAATCTCGCTCACCTCTTGTTCGCTACCATAAGCCTTTGCAAGTAAGTTAATCGTCTCACCATCCATTAATGTAGAATCAAAATCAAACACTGCAAGTTTCAAAAATATCCTTTAGCTCAAATTTTAAAAATAAACATTATACATTTTTATTATAAAAGCAATCTAATAGAAAAAAGTAATTTGTTTGCAAAACATTTTCTTTAGCTTTTATGAACTATAGAAACAATACAATATAAAAGAAATGATGAAATATTTTACTTAAACTTGTGCTTGATACTAAAATCATAAGCTTTGTAAGCTCTTAAAAAGCACTTTTACATCCAAAAAAAAATAACTTCAAAAACAAAATCTAACGCTTTTTATATTAATAAATATTTTTTATTCTTTACACTTTTTAATGCACAAAAATTATTTTTCAATGAAACTATGCAACCCAAAAGTTAATTTTTAAAATAAAGAAGAATTCACAAGAAGATAAATAAGAAAAATTTTATTATAAAATGCACATTTTGTGCATTTTATAAAAGTAAATTAAGAGATTCCAAGTCTTTTTTCAAGCTTAACAATTCGATCCCAAGTTTCAATCACAGAATCAGGATTTAATGAAATTGAAGTAATTCCATTTTCCACTAAAAATTCTGCAATTTCTGGATAATCACTAGGTGCTTGTCCACAGATTCCACAATATTTATTATGTTTTTTACAAGCATCAATTGCCATTTTAAACATTTTAAGAAGTGCTGGATTTCTTTCATCAAACACATGGCTAACAAGTTCTCCATCTCTATCAACCCCTAAAGTCAATTGCGTAAGGTCATTAGAGCCAATTGAATAACCATCAAAAAGTTGCAAAAACTCATCAGCTAAAATCACATTCACCGGCAATTCACACATAACATAAATTTCCAATCCATTTTCACCTTGCACTAATCCATTTTTACGCATAATCTCCAAAACTCTTCTACCTTCTTCTGGAGTCCTAAGAAATGGAATCATAATTTTCATATTAGAAAATCCCATTTCATTACGCGCCATTGCTAAAGCTTGGCATTCCCACTCAAAGGCTTGTCTGTATTGATCAGAGTAATATCGACTAGCACCACGATAGCCAAGCATAGGATTCTCTTCGTGTGGTTCATAGTCTTTTCCACCCACCATACGACAATATTCATTAGATTTAAAATCGCTTGTCCTAACAATGACAGGTTTAGGATAAAATGCTGCTGCGATCATCCCCACACCTTCAGCAATTTTTTTAACAAAGAAATCTTTAGGATTAGCATAGCCAGACATAATCTCTTTTACGCCCTCAACACCATCAAATTCCTTATTTCCATTGTGCAAATCCATCAAAGCAAGTGGGTGAGCTTTAATATAATTATTAATAATAAATTCCATTCTTGCAAGTCCAACACCATTATTTGGAATCATAGAAAAGGCAAAGGCTTTCTCGGGATTTCCAATATTCATATAAATCTTAGTTTTGGGTTGCTCTAATGAACTTAAATCAACTTTTTCTACTTCATATTCATAGATTCCATTATAAACAAATCCATCTTCCCCTTCTGCACAAGAAACCGTTACTTCCATACCGGTTTCTAGCTTTTCTGTCGCTCCAACTGCCCCAACAATCGCTGGCACACCAATCTCTCTTGCTACAATAGCCGCATGACAAGTCCTACCCCCACGATTTGTAATCACTGCTGCTGCTTTTTTCATAGCTGGTTCCCAATCTGGATCAGTATTGTCCGTTACAAGAATTTCACCTCTTTTTAACTCACCCATATTAGCAATATTATCTATAACGCGAATTTTTCCTGTTCCGATTTTTCCACCTACCGCTTTTCCGCTCAATAAAATCTCTTTTTCGCTTTTATCTTTAAAGAAATATTTCTCTAAAGTATTATTTTGTTTCTTCATTTTTTGGCTTTGCACCGTTTCAGGTCGTGCTTGAACAATGAAAATCTCTCCACTATTGCCATCTTTTGCCCACTCCATATCCATAGGGCGATACTCTCCTGCTTCTTTAGTGTAATGCTTTTCAATCAAAATTGCATAACGCGCTAGAGTTAAAACTTCTTCATCACTCAAAGAAAAACTTTTAAGTTCTTCTTCTGTGGTTTCAATATTTTTAGTAGGATGCTTGGCTCCAGGTGCAGCATAGACCATCTTGATATTTTTATACCCCAATTGTCTCTTTAAAATTGGTCGTTTGCCCAACTCTAAAGCAGGCTTAAAAACATAGAATTCATCAGGATTCACAGTCCCACCTACAACATTTTCTCCAAGACCCCACGCTGAAGTAATAAAAACTGCATCCTTAAAACCGGTTTCTGTATCAATGCTAAACATAACCCCAGAACTTCCTTTATCTGAACGCACCATTTTTTGAACTCCCACAGAAAGGGCAACTTTAAAGTGATCAAATCCACGCGAAGCACGATAACTCACCGCTCTATCAGTGAAAAGTGAAGCCATACAAGATTTAATATAATGGATAAGCTCGGTTTGTCCTTGAACGCTCAAATAAGTATCTTGTTGCCCTGCAAAAGATGCATCAGGCAAATCCTCTGCCGTAGCTGAACTTCTCACAGCCACATCAGCTTCTTCCATATTATATTCTTGACTTAAAATTCTATAAGCTTCTAAAATCTCTTCTCTTAAGTCTATAGGCAATGGAGTTCCAAAAATCATATCTCGAATCTTTTTAGAACGCACATTTAAAACATCAATCTCTGTTACATCAATTCCCTCAAGTAATTCTTTAATTTTTTCTCGGATTCCACCACTCTCCAATAAATACCAATATGCCTCACTTGTGATTGCAAAACCATTAGGCACTTTAATTCCCATAGGGACAAGCTCTTGGAACATTTCTCCAATACTTGCATTCTTACCGCCCACTACAGGCACATCTTTATTATTTAATTCCTTGAAAAACTTGATGTATTTCATTTTGCTTTTTCTCCTTAATTCCTTTTAGACCAATTTTAAAAAAATACTCACTATTCTACTAAAAATAACTTTATCTCAATCTTAGTTTATTCATACTTTAAAGGTCAATTTGATAAACTTTTAATTATAAAAGTTATTTTTTGTAAAAATTACTCAAAAACTCATTTCAAAACAACAAGGAAAAGGTATGGAAAATTTAGAAAAGATTCTAAAGCAACATAAACTCACTCAAGAAGATTATCAAAACATTCTCAATATTTTAAAAAGAGAGCCTAATTTGGTAGAAATTGGAATTTTTTCTGCTATGTGGAGCGAACATTGTAGTTATAAATCTAGTAAAATTTATCTTAATGGCTTTCCTACACGCGCACCTTGGGTAATCCAAGGTCCTGGAGAAAATGCTGGAATCATTGATATTGGTGGGGGTTATGGGGCAGTTTTTAAAATGGAATCCCATAATCATCCTAGCTTTATTGAGCCTTATGCTGGTGCGGCAACAGGCGTTGGTGGAATCATGCGTGATATTTTTACTATGGGAGCTAGACCCGTTGCAAGTCTTAATTCTATCCGCTTTGGTAATATTACTAAAACAGATTCTATAGGAGCAAAACACCGCTATTTATTACGCGGGGTTGTCGCAGGAATCGGAGGCTATGGAAATTGTATGGGAGTGCCAACCATTGGTGGAGAAATGAGTTTTGAAGATTGCTATGAGGGCAATATTTTGGTTAATGCTTTCACTTTAGGAATTGTTAAAAATGATGAAATTTTTTATGGTAAAGCTGAGGGAATTGGAAATCCTGTTATTTATGTAGGCTCCAAAACCGGACGCGATGGTTTAGGTGGTGCGGTGATGAGCTCTGATAGCTTTAATGAAGATTCTAAATCCTTGCGTCCTACCGTGCAAGTGGGCGATCCATTTACCGAAAAACTGCTTTTAGAAGCGTGTTTAGAATTATTTAAAAAAGATTTAATTGTTGGGATTCAAGATATGGGTGCAGCAGGACTTACAAGCTCTAGCTTTGAAATGGCTGGGCGTAGTGGAAGCGGTATGATTATGCATCTTGATAAAGTTCCTACTCGTGAAGCCAATATGACACCTTATGAATTAATGTTAAGTGAATCGCAAGAGAGGATGTTGATTTGCGCTAAAAAAGGTTGCGAAAAAGAAATTTTAGAGATTTTTACAAAATGGGAATTAGATTGTGCCATTGTAGGTGAAGTTACCAATAGTGGAAAAATGGAGTTATATTGGTATAATGAAAAATGTGCTGAAATCCCAATCGCTCCTTTGAGTGAAAAATCGCCAATTCTTAAAAGACCTGTGAGCGAAAATCCAACTTACCTTAACCATATAGAATCACTCAAGCAAGAAACACTTCAAAAATTAGATTCTAATGAAGTTTTTAAAACTCTTCTTCAAAGCCCTGATGTGAGTGATAAAGCTTGGGTTTATGAACAATATGATAGCACAGTTCAAACTAATACTCTCACTAAAATTGGCAGTGGTGGTGCAAGTGCAATTAGAGTTAAAGAAAATGGTAAAGGAATAGCAATGAGTGTAGCTTGTCCTGTCCGATTATGTTACCTTAATCCCAAAGAAGGTGCTAAACAAGCTGTTGCAAAAGTTGGTCGAGATATTGCTCTAAGGGGTGGAAGGGCTCTAGCTATTACAGATTGTCTAAACTTTGGAAATCCAGAAAATCCTGAAGTAATGTGGCAATTCAAGGAATCTTGCGAAGGAATCAAAGAAGCTTGCAAAGCTCTCAATACCCCTGTAGTTAGCGGAAATGTAAGTCTTTATAATCAAACCAATAATAGCGATATTTACCCCACTCCAAGCATTGCAGGAGTTGGAGTTATTGATGATATTTATCATCTTTTGCGTAGTGATTTTAACCAAGAAGACACTGAAGTTTATTTGCTTAAATCCAAAAATGCTACCCCACAATTTGGCGGGAGTCTTTTTGCGAAATATTTTGCTAACAGCATTAAAGGTGAAATTTCATCTATCAATCTTAATGATGAATTGTTTTTATGGAGTGTATTAGCTAGTGCAAAAGAACACAAAATCTTAAAAGCAGCTGTTGATATTTATCAAGGTGGATTAGCCATTGCTCTAGCTAAGGCTTGTATTAAAGGCAACATTGGTTGCAAAAGTGTTCAAACTCTTGATAATCAAGCACTTTTTGGTGAATCTCCTACGCAAGTTTTAATTGCTCTAGATTCTAAAAATGTTTCAACTTTACAAAATTTACTTGAAAACTCCAATTTGCATTTAGAAAAAATTGCGACATTAGGGGGTGAAACTATTGAAATTAGCGATATTTCAATCCCTCTTAGTGAAGCTAAAAGAATTTATTTTGAAAGCTTTGGGACCACTCTTCAAACCCTTTAGAAAAATTGCTCTTTTGGGGGCAATTTTATTTTATCCTGCTTTTTGTCTGGATTTAGCTAATTTTTATCAACAAGTCCATAAACAAAGTTTGCAAAAAAACTATGTAAAATTCCGTGGTAGAAATCTTGTAAGCATTGATTCTTATCATCTTTTAAATCAAAAAGAAAAAATGGCGCTAGGATATTCTTTGGTTTTAATCCATGAAAAAATTGCTTCTTTTATTTATTTTAATAAATTAAGCGGCATTGGAATTTCCACGCAAAGAAATTCTCATCTACAATTTGATATTAAATATTATGAAACACTCAAAGACATTGGCATTGGTGGAGAGTTTTATGCAATGTGTGTTTTGCCTTTTTTTGACAAATGTATTTTATTGGGATATGAATCCTTTTAAAAAAGCTAGGATTTTTTCAAAGCCTGTTTTTTAATAAGATAAATCTTGCGGTATAGCTTTATAAAATTGCACTTCCACCATTCCTTGCAAAACTCCAAAACCGCTTCTCCTAGCCTATAAGGAATGCTTTGTTTTTCTTTTAAAGCACTTTGGTAATCATCATATTGACAAAACATAGGCAATCTTAAATGGGGAGATTTTTTACAGATTCTACGATATTCCCTTAGTTTCCTTTTATGCTTTAAAATCACTTGTGCTATCTTAAAAGGCAATTTTAGATATTTTATTTTACTTGTTTGATAATAGCACTCCACAATCGCATAACCCACCTTATAAGCTAGGCAAAATCGCACTCTCTCATACCCATAAGTTGTCTTAGCCACAAATCCTCTTAAATAAGGCGAACCACCATTATTTAACCAAATCCTATAATATTCGCCCCACTCTCTCCATATTTGATGACAAAGCCGATTATTCCAAAACCGATTTTCTCTTCCATAAGAATGAATAAAATAAGAATCATCATTAGCTAACCACAACACACTCCCCACATAATCTTTGCCCAAATCTTTAGCTTTAATTCCTTTTTCAAATATCAATAAAGACAAAACACCTTGATCATTAAGCCCCAATTCAATGCTTTTTTGATAAACAAAAGCATAACACTCTGCAGGATTAACCAAGGAATCATTTACAAAAATAATGGGTGAGCGATAGATTCTAAAATCTTTAAATTTTCCATAATAATTAGGATACACCTCTTTGAGCTGCTTTTTACCCCTTTCTGCTGCTATTGTAATTCCTAATTCTTTAAGCTTAAGTAAATGTTCCAATCCCTTTAAAAGCAAAATATCAAAATCTAAATATAAAATATTTTCGCACTCTTCTAAATACCTAAAAATTTCAAAACACGCATACACCATATGTGTCCAACGACCTAAAAAACCTTTGGATTGGGCAAAATTAATTCTCAAATTATCTGGATTAAATCTTTTAAAATTATCCATAAAGGTTTGTTGTGTAAATTCACAAAAAACTACCTTGCTATTTTGAGCTAATTTTTGCATTACTTCTTTATCTTTTAGGCTAAATCCATCGTGAATAATATAAAAAACATCCACAAAACTACCCATTTTATCTTTAATGTTAGCAATCATCACACCCAAAGTAAAACTAGAATCTTTTGTAGCTGCTAATAAAATCCCAAATTTATGCTTTTTCATTCTTTCTCCAAAAGCTTGATTTTACTATATTTTCAAGCATTTTTCAATTTTAAAGTTTTCATTAAAGCTTTATCTAATGCTTATAAAAAAATAAATTCTGCTATAATTCCCATTTTTTATAAATTTTGAGGTTTTAGGTGTTTTACAGAAGCTTGATCCAATCATTGCCAGTCTTAATGGGATATTTACCTCTTGGAATTGCCTTTGGAATTTTATTTTCCAAAGAATTGCAACTTGATTGGTATTATGGAATCTTAATTTCTATTTTAGTTTTTACGGGTGCTGGACAATTTTTGCTTGTTTCTCTTATTGCTTCTTATACGGGATTTTTAGAAATCGCCATTGCTTCCTTTTTGCTTAAT
This portion of the Helicobacter canadensis MIT 98-5491 genome encodes:
- the serB gene encoding phosphoserine phosphatase SerB, whose translation is MKLAVFDFDSTLMDGETINLLAKAYGSEQEVSEITKEAMAGKLDFYHSLRKRVKTLKGMPLKQVCEVCENLTYNPGAKEIIGILKDRGYKVVVFSGGFDEGVSAGQKVLGYDIHFSNTLHHKDGLLTGKVGGEMMFSYSKGRMLEKIQILLGVDCSNTLVVGDGANDLSMFQYAQKKVAFCAKEVLREAANIIIDTKDLSLIKNYL
- the ppsA gene encoding pyruvate, water dikinase; translated protein: MKYIKFFKELNNKDVPVVGGKNASIGEMFQELVPMGIKVPNGFAITSEAYWYLLESGGIREKIKELLEGIDVTEIDVLNVRSKKIRDMIFGTPLPIDLREEILEAYRILSQEYNMEEADVAVRSSATAEDLPDASFAGQQDTYLSVQGQTELIHYIKSCMASLFTDRAVSYRASRGFDHFKVALSVGVQKMVRSDKGSSGVMFSIDTETGFKDAVFITSAWGLGENVVGGTVNPDEFYVFKPALELGKRPILKRQLGYKNIKMVYAAPGAKHPTKNIETTEEELKSFSLSDEEVLTLARYAILIEKHYTKEAGEYRPMDMEWAKDGNSGEIFIVQARPETVQSQKMKKQNNTLEKYFFKDKSEKEILLSGKAVGGKIGTGKIRVIDNIANMGELKRGEILVTDNTDPDWEPAMKKAAAVITNRGGRTCHAAIVAREIGVPAIVGAVGATEKLETGMEVTVSCAEGEDGFVYNGIYEYEVEKVDLSSLEQPKTKIYMNIGNPEKAFAFSMIPNNGVGLARMEFIINNYIKAHPLALMDLHNGNKEFDGVEGVKEIMSGYANPKDFFVKKIAEGVGMIAAAFYPKPVIVRTSDFKSNEYCRMVGGKDYEPHEENPMLGYRGASRYYSDQYRQAFEWECQALAMARNEMGFSNMKIMIPFLRTPEEGRRVLEIMRKNGLVQGENGLEIYVMCELPVNVILADEFLQLFDGYSIGSNDLTQLTLGVDRDGELVSHVFDERNPALLKMFKMAIDACKKHNKYCGICGQAPSDYPEIAEFLVENGITSISLNPDSVIETWDRIVKLEKRLGIS
- the purL gene encoding phosphoribosylformylglycinamidine synthase subunit PurL, with amino-acid sequence MENLEKILKQHKLTQEDYQNILNILKREPNLVEIGIFSAMWSEHCSYKSSKIYLNGFPTRAPWVIQGPGENAGIIDIGGGYGAVFKMESHNHPSFIEPYAGAATGVGGIMRDIFTMGARPVASLNSIRFGNITKTDSIGAKHRYLLRGVVAGIGGYGNCMGVPTIGGEMSFEDCYEGNILVNAFTLGIVKNDEIFYGKAEGIGNPVIYVGSKTGRDGLGGAVMSSDSFNEDSKSLRPTVQVGDPFTEKLLLEACLELFKKDLIVGIQDMGAAGLTSSSFEMAGRSGSGMIMHLDKVPTREANMTPYELMLSESQERMLICAKKGCEKEILEIFTKWELDCAIVGEVTNSGKMELYWYNEKCAEIPIAPLSEKSPILKRPVSENPTYLNHIESLKQETLQKLDSNEVFKTLLQSPDVSDKAWVYEQYDSTVQTNTLTKIGSGGASAIRVKENGKGIAMSVACPVRLCYLNPKEGAKQAVAKVGRDIALRGGRALAITDCLNFGNPENPEVMWQFKESCEGIKEACKALNTPVVSGNVSLYNQTNNSDIYPTPSIAGVGVIDDIYHLLRSDFNQEDTEVYLLKSKNATPQFGGSLFAKYFANSIKGEISSINLNDELFLWSVLASAKEHKILKAAVDIYQGGLAIALAKACIKGNIGCKSVQTLDNQALFGESPTQVLIALDSKNVSTLQNLLENSNLHLEKIATLGGETIEISDISIPLSEAKRIYFESFGTTLQTL
- a CDS encoding glycosyltransferase; its protein translation is MKKHKFGILLAATKDSSFTLGVMIANIKDKMGSFVDVFYIIHDGFSLKDKEVMQKLAQNSKVVFCEFTQQTFMDNFKRFNPDNLRINFAQSKGFLGRWTHMVYACFEIFRYLEECENILYLDFDILLLKGLEHLLKLKELGITIAAERGKKQLKEVYPNYYGKFKDFRIYRSPIIFVNDSLVNPAECYAFVYQKSIELGLNDQGVLSLLIFEKGIKAKDLGKDYVGSVLWLANDDSYFIHSYGRENRFWNNRLCHQIWREWGEYYRIWLNNGGSPYLRGFVAKTTYGYERVRFCLAYKVGYAIVECYYQTSKIKYLKLPFKIAQVILKHKRKLREYRRICKKSPHLRLPMFCQYDDYQSALKEKQSIPYRLGEAVLEFCKEWWKCNFIKLYRKIYLIKKQALKKS